The Theobroma cacao cultivar B97-61/B2 chromosome 1, Criollo_cocoa_genome_V2, whole genome shotgun sequence genome contains the following window.
AGAGCTCCCAAGGGTTGTGTTCATAGGGCTGGTAAAAGAATTTGATGCATGGATTGCATATATATGGTTGGTGCATCACGAGGGGAGACAGATACTGGGTGCAATTAATAAAGCAATCGTTGAACATCTTTCGTTCAAAGCCAGAAACATAGATCCATAGATTAAACTCACTTTTTGCACGATGCAGAAAAACACCTTTTCCGAATTTCACCTGCTCCACAACTACAAAATAAGCACATGCATATGCATATGCATTGGAAAATAGTAGTAGGATTTAAGGCATTGATTCACGACTCTAGCTTTACTGAGTAAAAATTTCTGCTCAGCACCAACATTTTTTAACTGTACACCATTGTCAAACTTGGGCCTATTTTCATACTCGTTGTAGCCAGTGGGCTTTCATATCTGAGAGGCCCAGCAGGTTCTAGCAATTCTATTAAGAACGAATAGAGGAATATTACAAGtttgaatttcttctttttttaactaTTCGAATTTTGCggttttattgtttttacAATTCGattgaatttcatttttatacttttattaaaatCGCTTTAAATAATAGTAACTAATGgattaaatttatgaaatgaaatttgactttatgatttttttgttaataacaTGACATGTTAACttgaatttttgtttaattcaCGGAACATACATtacttcaaaaaaatatacttttatatataaaaaatactaaaattgattttttatattttttaaaatattattactctttaattaaaaataaatatatgatatttttaaacTAATATGTATTATTTAGTAgcaaaaatcaattcatatcaAATGATCACTACTAAAATAGCAGGTCATTCAAGTTGGAACACAATCTTAACAccattattaattatgtttaaagcaatttttagtaaaaattgaagaactaaatttatcaaaattaaaatagaaagaTTATAactactaaattgaaaaaatagaCCTAAGGAATCGTACACGTCTCTGTAATTCTCCCTACGTATCAAGTCGACGTCAATTCACTACTAAAAGTCAAACTcttattgagaaattttgtGCACCACCATTCTGAAATTGTAACACAAGTGTCAAACTTGGCCCTGCAACCTGGCCGGGTACACACCAAAGAACTCTCAGATCAGATGACTTTAAAGTCTCCAACGACCGAGTTTCTTGGGGACCGTACAGGGCGGCTAGCAGTCTTAATAACAAGGTCTTTATGGTCAAAGCCCTCAAAAGCTTACTATACATACAACTTTTAAACAAAGGTCATGGATATTGAGTTTTTCCATTTCACTACAAACCAAGACATCTATTCATAACATGAGAATTTTCAAAATGCTCTTTTCTAGGTAGAAGTATAGACGCCATGCACCACAAGTTTCCACCCCCCAACCAAAGTGAATAGAACAAAGACAACTAATTTTCTTGTCTCGATGGCAAGGAAGCTCAACAGTTCACATCTTCGTACAAACAATCCCTAGACCGTCAGCAACTCCTGAAAGACAACAGCAAAAGAACTATGAACATGTGTAAAACATCAATATATTAGGTCAAAATGTGAAGCAAAAACATGGACTTTTTTCTTTgagcaaaagagaaaaaaatgaacttGTTTTTGACAAGCATACCTTCTCTTTCTGCTTGAAGATGCTATCAATCTTCTTCATATACTCATCCGTGAGTTTCTGCATGAAGGAAAAGATTTCACAAACTTGAGTACTAAGAGGAATCTGCAGCCCACCAAATTGACTGATCTATCAGAACAGACACGTAAATGCATGAGTGCGTACACACCAATGCACAAACACATACGTAGAACATATAAAGTTATGGACagaagaaattaaagaaaataagaagcCTCTATAGTCTATATTTTAAGTGTGCCTCCAAAACAGGGAGTCATTGGGGATTCAGAGTTACTGTCAAGAGGGAGTTTTGTCCACAATACGTTTTCTCCATTTGGGAAGTTAAGCACCACTGTCAAATAAGCTATTGCAAACATCAGGGAATGAAGAATTTGGTTAAATCAGCGATTGTAACCAAAATTCTATAAAACTAGAACACTTTGATCTTGtctttaaatgaaattataaaacccAAGTACTGAAAGTACCCCATACATTATATATTACGTCGGCACTATCATTGAAGCCATTTAGTGCTAATTGGTTTCATGACCAACAAGCAATTGGATACTATGTTCTAGCTTATTGTGACCACTTCTTCCATTGATTTTGtacgagagagagagagagagagagagaagaagaagatgatgatgatgaagaaaatgaaggtAAAGAGGTAATTTCAAGTTACCTGCAAATCACTCGATAAGTCCTTCACATTGTCTTCAGAAAGCTTTTTCTCCtgattaaaattgaaaaaacaatGTCAACAGAAGAAGTAACAAGAAAACATGAACaagggaaaaggaagaaaagaaacatgaGCCAAAAGTGAAAGGAAGGGATGGCTGTAAAGATACAAGCCTTCTCAAGCTTTTCATAGGCTTTAAGGGCATCTCTTCTTATATTCCTCACTGCCACCTACAAACAGTTGATCAACAAAAAGATGATTCAAGTAAACCAGTCATAATATagtatataatccaccattaACCAAATTACCCAGCAAATGAAATGTAGAATGCATGTGCTTAGATACTTATGTAATAATACAAGTAAACCTCAGCACTTCCATGTGCTTGGAAATAATTATAAGCACTTAAGGTTTTTCTCCCCTCAACCAAATTTAAAGGTTTTTGACCAAGACAACCCAATCATAAGTTGAATATTTAGAATCCATCTGATTGTTGCTTTTGTCACTTGCTTTTTCTAGCAGGACATTAACCTgctttttttggataaataaaatctttacTTATCCAAAAAGAGAGAGATATATACTCTTTTTAGGTTTTTAGGATCATTCTGGATACATGTATCTTGAGCTTAAATatcaaaaatctttttttttttctttttttgagagagagagtgtgtgtgtgtgtgtgtaatgACAAAATTAAGCATCAAGTGTAGTGGCTGAAGTTCAAACCAAAATTACAAAAGTTTTAAGTACCTTCCCTTCTTCAGCTTGTTTGGCCACAACTTTTGACAATTCCTGCAATCATGTAAAATATAGAGAAACCAATAATCAAACTTTCTAAAAGCATGTTCAAGACACCTTGCTAAGCACATCTCAAGAAAATACAATATCCTAAACATTAGCGAATAAATTCTACCACTAATGCTGTGATTTTATCAACTAGCAAGAGAGTGTCATGTCACCACTTCTCTTAGTAATATCCAACATAATTTTCCACTGTGCTAATAACAATATTTCCAAACTCTGTTCAAAGTAGCTCCAAGAAAACAGAGAATTTTCACTGTATTTACACTTGTGATAGTGCATCAAGGGTGCAGCTGCATCCACATCCTCTTAAGTGTCCACAAAAAATGAGCCTGTTTTACAGCCAAggctaataactaaaatattGCATGCTtcgcaaaataaaaaagaattaccCCATGGCCATGGGTAAAGCAGAAATCAAATAATGATTTAGTTGTAAGCAATAGTATAATGCTCATGTTAACTCCTCACACTATGATTCAAGGGCgtgaattgaaaaatatagaaGAGTGATCATGTGAGATAGATAGACAGAGAGACATCAATACATACATGGTATGGAAAATTTTCACGAAAACAACAGAAAAAACTTAAGATCTTCAAAAGGTAAAGCTTTAGGATGCATTGTTGTACAATTgaggaaaaaataatattttaaaggcaaactataattttttaaatatagcataaatcaaaataaataatttgaattcaaGGAGTGCTATAAAAGGATTTTTTTAGTCCCCCACGTGCCGAAAgatcaagaaaaaggaaagacaCCTTTCTTCTTTCAGTTGTCAGTTGAGGAAGAGACAAGCGAATGACTTCACCATCATTGTTTGGAGTCATACCAAGATCAGAGTTGACTATAGCTTTCTCGATAGCCTTTAAGCTGAAAAATGTTACATGTCAAAACATAGTATATGTCACAGAGAGAAAGCATATAAATGCTTTCATGGGGCACACTTGCAAATATAGGATATCAATTTTCAATAGAACAATATAAATCAAACAACTTTATCTCCCTTAGAAAAGACAGTCAACATATGAAAAAAGATTCATTGTATGTATAGCTTTGCCTTTTATTTGCTATACCTTTACAAAACCAGCAAGTTCTGAAAGTCCTTAATTCTTAAATGTATACAATATATACTGCAGAAGATGATTCTGCAAACTACATACATGAGCAGACAAATCTGAACTAATGTTTATCACCTCTGGTTTATACTATACCTGGATTTGTCATAGGGCTGAACCAAGAGAGAACTTGAATCAGGAGTACTTATTTGGGCAATACTCTTTAAGCTGACTGGAGTTCCATAATATTCCACCTAAAACAGCACTCCATTAAATCTTTCTAAGCCTTTGCTAAGCCAAAAGACATCAACATAACATATCAAATTCTTATCTGAAAGACATTAATAGTTGTTCAATTTGTTCTATTTGCTACAGTGTCTTAACTTTTTACTGCATTATAGGTTGATGAGAGGAAGGACTGACATCATCAGCTATAGATTAAAACTGTTGAATAATAAGCAAGAAATTCTATCCTTCCATGACCAGCCTCAAATCGAATGTCGAGAATTCAATcttagaataaataattttggagATATTTTATAATGTGTCCTCACCATCGGTTTCGCAAACCATTTTCTCAAAAAGCTTGTTCACCCAAAATCCCATGATCCCAAATAAACCACGCGAACTTGTAAGAAAAATTCATACCTCAACTTTGTCAAGTATTGCCGGGTTCGCCCTCCCTGTCCTTATGGAATTGAAATTCGTTCGAACTGTCTCGATTGTCTTCTCCATTCTCGCCTTctgataaaaaagaaaatgatgataatAATGACAATCGTTGCCTTGTGTAAAAAGTTCCCTTCCCCTACTTAAGTTTATAAAAAGAGTAAAACACTCACAGCATCTTTCTCAATGGAAGATTTCTCCGCTTCGATTTCTTCAATAGTTGCACACCTCAAAACTCCAGCTCTACACAGTCCAAACCAATaaacatgaaaaaataaagagagagagaagaagccACAGCAATGCTATCCTCAAACTTCGTTGTAGCATTTCCTCAACCACATAGAAAACTATAATCAAGAACCAACTTGCCTCTTACGTAGCACAACAAAGGGTTTGCCGGATAATTTAGAGGCGCCATGACGAAGCCTGGCGTAGTTCGCAGCCGAGCTCCATGAGTACACATTAACATCAGTGGAACGGCACTTCACGCAATCGAATCCCTTCTGGAAAGAATCTGTAAGTGGAAAGCTTAGGACAATGCTCtctaaagaaaagaataaaaagatgcattggaagaaggaagaagagagAACCTGAAGGCGAGAGGAAGGATTTGGGAGGATTTGGATTGGGCCTGAAAATGGACCCAACTGTACTGGTTGAAGAAAAGGGCGCGGCCATTTGATAGCAGAAATGGCTGTGAATTTTGTTGGTGCTTCAAGTCCAGAGCTTGGTCTTTGCTTTCAAGGAGCTAAGAAGTAAGAAAGGAGGGAGTGTGAGGATGTGGATAAGAACTTCCGTCATTGGCGCCTCGGGTTGGTTTTGTTTGGTTACACGTCTACGTTTATTCTGCAGCGTGTGGCGTTTATTTATTACCAAACTAATTTTTAAGGTCTTCCGGTGCTCAAGTGGACTCTTCCGTACAAAATAGTGAGCAAGCACATTATTAAGTCGTACTAGGATTGAACTTGCGTTGCGTTGGGGTGAAACAAaagattatttatttgattggAGAGAAAATTGAGTTAGATTTATTAATAGTCAAAGTAAAATTATgtataaacaaaattttatgtaaTGTTGAGGCAAGGTGAAACATTGTTACATTATTGTTGACAAATTAGGTTATTTTTTTAGTGAACTTACAAAAAGTTAATGTttatcaacaaaattaaaataaggtatgaattattttgaatgatattgtgtgatGAGTATAAAAGCCGTATAATGATTTTATGAATGAATGTtgtacaaaataaaattaatatttagaTTAGTTAGATACGAAAATGTGTAAATGTGgacaaaaagttaaaaaagaaGACATGCTATAGCAAGGCAGAGGTAAgttaagaagagaaaaaagatcATCTTATATATTTGATTGGTTGTAAACATGTTTCAagtatttcttctttttttttggttataaGATTTGCTTGGTTCTTAAGAAGAAAATTGTATAGAATATAGCCATTAAATGAAGAAATTAgtcattaatattttgttatccAACAATTACAACTAATTATTGGAATTGGTAGATTTTGAACATACAATGgtcacaaaatattttttatgagaaTAAGATATACATTCATATGAGCATTGATCATAATGACAAAGGGAAAATTTATAGATGCACCAAAGTACTTTACAGCTTGATTGATGAGGTATTAATGACACAAAAATAAATGGTTAAGGTGGGAAATCGAAAATGTTGATAAATGTAAAtgtgagcaaaaaaaataTGGGATTTCTAAAATTAGTGTAAACGGATTTGTTAGTTATGCAAGtaggaaaagaaataatttgattaagcaaAGATTTATAGCAACATATTAGTTGAAGTTAAAAATCTTTGCTGAAAATAGTTGGACATCATTGACTACAAAGATTGTAGTTTTGTTATGATGTTGTGTTTGAAGGACAGAACATACATTGTTGGCGAGAGCATCATCAAAGTTTGGGTTACCAAAGGTTGTGAACTTGGTATGTCCATAAGGAAGATAAGTGTTGAAGGGGAGTAATTGAAATCGAAAGACCTGtaattaatgtaaataagaTAAGATAAATGGTTAATATCTATTTAAACTGTTTAGTAATTCATATTGAATGTTGTTATTTTCATGATCACATTAATAAACAATGAATGGAAAATAATCAGACTTTTTTCTCAACAGATCAAAGATGAAAGTGAAGAAACCAAAAATTATCAAGTGGGTATGTATGAAGCATGTTTctaattaaagtaaaaagggtatttatttgtttattattaaaGGTAAACCAAAGAGAAATAGATGATTTGTAGGCTAAAGTGTATGCAAATGCATAtgcatttttttgtttcaatttcCCCTTGGTGTGTGCATTCTTAGCTAAGGGTATACTTTGTTCCTAGTGTAGTTTTATTTACTATAATTAAGGATAATCTTGAATCGAAGTTCTAAgcatgaattattttaattgtaggTAATCATGTCTAAGTCTAAGTTAATTGTGTGATGACTTAGTTTTGTTATATAATTGAGCAGTATTTTCAAGTATCATCTTTAAGAGTGAATAATTAAAGTGAAATCATGCAGTTGGGAATGGTAATCATCATTTGAAGATAACAAAAATAACGGAAAAATGAGTGtgtgtgaattttttttgctaTAATCAAATAGAGAAATTATCAACAACAAAGTATATAAAcccaaaaatgaagaatgcaaactaaaaggaaaagaaagcaaGGTTTTGGAGTAGTGAAATAAAGATTAGATGAACAATAATCAgatataaaatcaaattataaatagAGTGTAAATGTGAAATAAAATGTGTTTGTAGGAAAATATTAGTCATGATTGTGAAAGTggtatgaatatttttttgtatataagGATAGATACGAACCTCACAGtaaattatcaaatatttctcgaaaaacaatatttttggTTTCATTTACACTTGAACCATTCTCATCAGTGGCCATAATATGCAATCCGTTTCTAGATGTGACTCTAGAAAAAACAACGTATAATTGACCATGTATGAAAACAGGTTTAGGTAGATATATACCAATTTTTTCAAGAGTTTGTCCTTGGCTTTTGTTGATCGTCATGGCATAAGATAGCTTGATGGGATATTGTTTTCTTCTGAAAACAAATGGCCATTTTGGATGTTTTGCTGTTAAGAGTATGCGTGGAATGAAAAACTTGTTTGTCGTTTAATTTGAGGATATGGTTTTGCCTTCAATAATATTAGGAGCTAATTGTGTGATAATAAGTCTTGTTCCATTACATAAGCCAGAATTTTGGTTGATGTTTCTATGTAGCATTACAATGGCACCTATTTTTAAGTGTAAAGCATGGTCTAGCAGGCTAGGAAATTTCAATGAGTTAAGGAATTTTGTTAGGTATAGTAATTCATGGTTTGATACTTGGTCACTTGTTTGGGAAATAGAATCATGACTGAAATAGGTTTTTGTGTATCCTAGTAGTAGATCTAATGCGTATGCATTTATTGAATTAGCTGTTTCATTGTAGGGTGTAACTATAGCTCTTTGTCTAAGGTATTCAGGATCAGCATGGAATTTATCGAAGTCATTATAAACAGAAAAAAATGATATCATTTATTGGGTTATGtattatagggaccaacaAATCATTAGGTAATGGTATGTAATCAGATTCATCACCATTAATTACCATGCTTGTTGAGTGTAGGTTTCCATCACCAACATCTAATAGCCACTGTGCAAATGTTTCAATCTATTTTCTTGATTCTTCACTTAAATTAGGCTTTAATAATCTCatattagttttcaatttaaacaCCTTACATTTAGACCATAATGGTGATCGGTTAATTGTAGCATTTATAATATCTGTTTTATGACCAGATTCAATAACTGGTAGGATTTGTCTAAAATCTCCTCCTAGTAGAAGTGTTTTTTCTCCAAAAGGTTTGTCAATTGCTTCATTGGAATCTTGGTTTAGTATATCTTTAAGAGTTCTGTCTAAGGCTTCAAAACAATGTCTATGAACCATAGGTGCCTCATCCCACACTATTAGACTACAGGCTTGGACTAATCTTGCTAATTGAGTTCCTTTTTTGATTTGGCATGTAGAATATTCATTAATATCAAGAGGGATTTTGAATCTTGAGTGAGCAGTTCGACCTCTAGGTAATAATAAAGAAGCAATACTTAAGGAGGCAACAGCCAAGACTATTTTTCCTACAGATCTAATGCTTGATATAATAGTATTCCATAGATAAGTTTTTCCTATACCACCATGTCCATATACAAATATCATTTGTccttcaccattttcaactgaTTGTTTAATGCATTggtatatttgtttttgttcgaTATTCAAGGTTgtgattaaatttaaatgtaattattGAAGTTCAAATAAGTTATAATTCATTTCTTCATGTATTAGCCTATCATGATCGTAAATGACATTTTCTTGGTTTGGCATAGGTAATCTAAATTCAAATAACGAACTACAATTTTTATTGAAGAGATCTTCTAGGGAAATAAGAACATAATTTTTAAGATCATTTTCAGGGATTGTGTATTGTAAGTTTCTAAAGGCTTGCTTGATCCTATATTCAATATCTTCAGTAAAAAGTTTCCAATGATTTTCCCAAAGGTTAAGAGGATTTGCAACTTGACAAAACATTATGATAGTGACAAATAATTGTCTTAATTGTTCGCTAGAAGCCCATTGAGAAGTTTGAACAATTGCATCATTCCATTCTAGATCATTTTCTAACAAACCTAGAATTTGGCAAGTTTcttgataaattttataagttatccCATCCACAGTTCTAATGTATTCAAAGCTAG
Protein-coding sequences here:
- the LOC18613344 gene encoding ribosome-recycling factor, chloroplastic isoform X1, with the translated sequence MAAPFSSTSTVGSIFRPNPNPPKSFLSPSDSFQKGFDCVKCRSTDVNVYSWSSAANYARLRHGASKLSGKPFVVLRKRAGVLRCATIEEIEAEKSSIEKDAKARMEKTIETVRTNFNSIRTGRANPAILDKVEVEYYGTPVSLKSIAQISTPDSSSLLVQPYDKSSLKAIEKAIVNSDLGMTPNNDGEVIRLSLPQLTTERRKELSKVVAKQAEEGKVAVRNIRRDALKAYEKLEKEKKLSEDNVKDLSSDLQISQFGGLQIPLSTQVCEIFSFMQKLTDEYMKKIDSIFKQKEKELLTV
- the LOC18613344 gene encoding ribosome-recycling factor, chloroplastic isoform X3, with translation MAAPFSSTSTVGSIFRPNPNPPKSFLSPSDSFQKGFDCVKCRSTDVNVYSWSSAANYARLRHGASKLSGKPFVVLRKRAGVLRCATIEEIEAEKSSIEKDAKARMEKTIETVRTNFNSIRTGRANPAILDKVEVEYYGTPVSLKSIAQISTPDSSSLLVQPYDKSSLKAIEKAIVNSDLGMTPNNDGEVIRLSLPQLTTERRKELSKVVAKQAEEGKVAVRNIRRDALKAYEKLEKEKKLSEDNVKDLSSDLQKLTDEYMKKIDSIFKQKEKELLTV
- the LOC18613344 gene encoding ribosome-recycling factor, chloroplastic isoform X2, producing the protein MAAPFSSTSTVGSIFRPNPNPPKSFLSPSDSFQKGFDCVKCRSTDVNVYSWSSAANYARLRHGASKLSGKPFVVLRKRAGVLRCATIEEIEAEKSSIEKDAKARMEKTIETVRTNFNSIRTGRANPAILDKVEVEYYGTPVSLKSIAQISTPDSSSLLVQPYDKSSLKAIEKAIVNSDLGMTPNNDGEVIRLSLPQLTTERRKELSKVVAKQAEEGKVAVRNIRRDALKAYEKLEKEKKLSEDNVKDLSSDLQWCLTSQMEKTYCGQNSLLTVTLNPQ